A single window of Streptomyces sudanensis DNA harbors:
- a CDS encoding carbohydrate ABC transporter permease, with product MRKADGPAPGRRPAATGRAPRRVPRRPAEGAVLNVFSHGILALWALMVGVPLLWVLWSSFKDSGSILGDPWALPTVLHWENWPNAWNEASMGRYFVNTVVVVGGSVTGTMVLGSMAAYALARFDFPGNRLVYYLFVAGMSFPVFMLVVPLFFVLRDFPGTSLLATHHGLILVYIAYSLPFTVFFMTAFFRTLPTSVAEAAAIDGASHTRTFFQIMLPMARPGLVSVGIFNFLGQWNQYLLPMVLNQQEDTYVLTQGLAMIALQQGYRGDWGALMAGMTIAMLPVLVVYAVFQRQVQAGLTAGALK from the coding sequence ATCCGGAAGGCGGACGGGCCGGCGCCCGGCCGCCGGCCCGCCGCCACCGGCCGGGCGCCGCGCCGCGTCCCGCGGAGGCCCGCCGAGGGCGCGGTCCTCAACGTCTTCTCCCACGGCATCCTCGCGCTGTGGGCGCTGATGGTGGGCGTCCCGCTGCTGTGGGTGCTGTGGAGCTCCTTCAAGGACAGCGGGAGCATCCTCGGCGACCCGTGGGCCCTGCCCACCGTCCTGCACTGGGAGAACTGGCCCAACGCCTGGAACGAGGCGAGCATGGGCCGGTACTTCGTCAACACGGTCGTCGTCGTGGGGGGTTCCGTCACCGGCACGATGGTGCTGGGCTCGATGGCCGCCTACGCGCTGGCCCGCTTCGACTTCCCCGGGAACCGGCTCGTCTACTACCTGTTCGTCGCCGGCATGTCCTTCCCCGTGTTCATGCTGGTGGTCCCGCTGTTCTTCGTGCTGCGGGACTTCCCCGGCACGTCGCTGCTGGCGACGCACCACGGGCTGATCCTCGTCTACATCGCGTACTCGCTGCCGTTCACCGTCTTCTTCATGACGGCGTTCTTCCGGACGCTGCCGACCTCCGTGGCGGAGGCGGCGGCGATCGACGGCGCCTCGCACACCAGGACGTTCTTCCAGATCATGCTGCCCATGGCCAGGCCGGGGCTGGTCAGCGTCGGCATCTTCAACTTCCTGGGGCAGTGGAACCAGTACCTGCTGCCGATGGTGCTGAACCAGCAGGAGGACACGTACGTCCTCACCCAGGGCCTCGCCATGATCGCGCTCCAGCAGGGCTACCGGGGCGACTGGGGCGCGCTGATGGCCGGGATGACGATCGCCATGCTCCCGGTACTGGTGGTGTACGCGGTCTTCCAGCGGCAGGTGCAGGCGGGGCTGACGGCCGGCGCCCTGAAGTGA